CTCCAATCACCAAAAGTACTGAAGACCTGAAGTCTTGTAGTGGTCTCAGAGGACAAGTAGCAGTTTCTAAACCACTTCTCAGGAGGGGAAACAAGGCCAAACGCCTCGGGTGAGATAAGGAATTTCACAGTGGATGACTAGAAAGAAAGTCCTATTTACTGATGAATCCAAGATTGAGATTGAACTGAAAGGTGTTTGTAAGAAGACGAACAGAAGAGAAAGTAATATTGCAATGTATCAAACCCACAGTGAAAACATGGTGGTGGAAATATAAGTTGGACATTTACCAAGTACCAAATGTTAAATACAAGTATCTTGATTGgggtctcagacttttggaccccactgtttgttgttttcagataatttctgtatttattaaacattGTGAGTCTTATTTGCTCAAAATCTTTGCaaatcattttcagattttgtaTGTGAAAACTTGAATTTTCTGCTGTACACTGTATTCAAACTCATTGCAGCTTCTGCATCCCCACACAGCTTGTCCCTCTTGTGGTACCACACGGTGGTGCAGCCCTTCTTTGCTCTGGATGgtacagacacacaggcaggcCTACTGGAGGCCAAATCCATTCTTCAACAAAGGGAGGCCATTTATCCAAACTCCTCTCTCTTCACGTTCTTCAAAGGCAGAGTCCAACGCCTTGAGGTAAGTACATGTTAAGAATAAACCTTACAATGACTTGTAAGTGCGCAATATTGTCCCAGCCTGTAACTCACACCACAAAGTTCCCCTTTCTAGTGCCAGATCAGTAGTGCCTTGACGTCCTTCAGTGATGCCTTAGATCTGGCTTCTGACCAGAGGGAGATTCAACACGTGTGTTTATATGAAATaggtatttttttccctctcagaTTTCAAACCAACTCACTCAGCACTAGTCTGCATCATAATTTCTGATTGCTGAATGTTTCAGGTTGGTGCAGCATGATTGAACTGAACTACAGAGAAGCCTACAAGGCGTTTGAGCGACTGAAGACTGAGTCTCGCTGGTCCCAGTGCTACTACGCCTATTTAACTGGAGGTACTAACAGTACAAATGAATTGGGCTTTCAGGGCATTTCTTATGTATTATTGGCCCCTAATCCATAATTTGTTGTGTAGTGTGCCAAGGAGCCACAGGTGATCTGGAGGGAGCTGTCACAGTTTTCAAGGATGTTCAAAGACTATTCAAACGCAAGAATAATCAGATAGAGTTGTTCTCCATGAAGAGGGTAAgtatgtattcatgtattcagCTGATTTTTATAATGCAAATTCTTGATGTAAATTACATGGAAATCAGTGTGAATGCATGTTTTATCAGGCAGAGAAGCTAAGGAGCACCAGTCTATCCAAAGAACTGTGTATCCTAGCAGTGATCGAGATTCTTTATTTGTGGAAAGCTCTGGCCAACTGCTCGACTGCCAAGCTGCAGACAATGACACAAGGTACTCTTCTATAAAATCTTCATGGATGATGGTGTCACACTTGAATCAATGACTATTTCAAATGACAGTTTTTGTGTATGATTTGCagccttgtttgtttttatttatttactatttttcttcttttagtgCTGCAGAGGATTGAGGATGCCTCGAGCACAGGCCTGAAAAACCTGCTTCTTGGTGCTATAAGCAAATGTCTTCATAATACCAAAGATGCCATTCAGGTACCGTCATGTTTCCTTACTTATACAACATATAGAGACTCAGAAACTTTATGAACTGCATAACACATTGCCCTGATCTGTTATATTTGTAGGATTGTTGTAgtaatacttttactttacagGCAATGGTTAATACTGTGGTAATGATGGTTATAAATAACTGATTTTAAGTAGTAGactgtctttttgttttcctttttttcagtatttccatCTGGCTGCACGGGATGAAGTGGGGCGTCTGAGCAACTCTTATGTGCAGCCTTACTCCTGCTATGAACTGGGCTGTGTGCTACTGAACATCCCCGAGGcaagttttgtgtgtgtcaaagaGAGATATAGAGATAAATCCTGATAATCTGAGATGATGAAGTCACATGGTGTGAATATTTAATTCTGTCGATTTTTTGCAGTCTGCAGCAAAGGGCAGAATGCTGATGCTTCAGGCCAAGGTACAGTAagagtttatttttataaagcACTCACTGCCTGATCAGGTGATGGCATGTCCAATAAAAGGAGAAGCAGTCCTGTTGCTTGGTTTCTCTTAGAGTCAGTGGGCCTTAGAGGGTTGGGCATTAGCTGCCAACTAACTCTGTATGTTATAGATCTGAATACCTGCCTGTATTGCAAAGGACAGGCTATTCCCTTCACACTCAACTGCCAGATCATGAGACAGCCTAGAAAACAGCAGGTAGAAATCACTCCCCTCGCCTAAAACTAGGCAACTATGATGACAACTGATGTGTTCATAATGCAGCTACAGTATCATTCCCTGAGGAGGGAATGTGTACCAgtcctgaaagagagagagagagatagagagagcaaACATGTCCACCTCAACAAGGGCAACATTGACACTCCTGGAAAACACTGTTGCATGGGATGTAGTCTCAACCACCCAAATCTTGTTTTTGAGAGGTGTCTAGTGCAGCAGCCTTGACATTACCAGTGGAGGAGCTGCATTGCAACATACAGTACCACTTGCACTGCTGTAGCTGTTAGTCAGCTCTGCATTCTTGAGCAGATCCAGCAATATGTTTAAGCTTTTGACAGGTGCTCAATCATTGAACATGCACAGCCTCGCAATGAGAGACATTGGAGGGTGAAATCCAACCCTGACAGAGATAAGCTGGTTAAAAGCAGGGCTGGGTGTGGTGCTACCTGATTGCAATGCATCAGTCTCTCTGAGTGAGCTGGGGTGGAGCCTTATCAGGGCTTAACTACTGGCTATACTTGTTTGAGGGCAAAGCTTCAATGCAAGGTATGTTATTTTCTACTGCTAAGGGTCtctcaatcaaaacaataaaaaacagagtTTGATGACTTTGTGACGTAGTGTGGGATCATGGGAGTTGTCTTCATTGTTAGCAGTTTCTCCCATACTGTTTGGCAGACACAGGGTGTACGGAGGGGCTGCGAGCTGAGTGGCTGCTAAAGTTTGTTCAGCTTGTTTCTCTGATAATTTAAGATCCAGACGTCTGATGACCTAAATCCTTGATCTGGTTTAAAAGACCAGGATCTAAAAGTGTATCTTAAATATGTGGCTTATAATTGGATAAAAATTCAATCAATGACAGCTTTTAGCAGACAACCACAATGCTGATACAAGTGCCTGACAGGCAACAACATGAAATGAAGTGTTACCTTGATTAGAATTATGAATTTCTTTGGGTTTGAACATTGTTGGAAACAGTCgggaaaactaaacaaaataaataacataggTCTAgttgtttttgaacattttactgCGGGAAAGTTACATATTGGACAAGAATTTTATTATTGACCTTGTTGTCTTTTCCACTGGACTATGCAGGAGGACTACGGTGGCTACGACTTTGAGAACAGGCTCCATGTTCGTATTCATTCAGCGCTCGCCTCTGTGACAACTGCTGCCCAACCATGACCGAGTTTTACCTTCATCTCAGAAAGAACTGGAAGAAAACAGTCTTTGAAAAGCCACAATGCCATTCTGAGCACTTAAGTTTCAATGTTTTacttgtttaaatgtatttatttctattttctgaGCCAATGCATCATACATCAACATAAAATGTTTGCAATATATTCAATAGTATTTTATGGAAGAAGAGTTGTGAGACACATTTAGCTGATCTTTTACTGGACTGCACAATAaattcataaatgtttttttattgtttacatgGTTCATTTCTAGACTAGATGCCAGTTAAATCAAACAGaagtctaaaaatgtatttgaaaggCATCACTCTACACAGGGACAAGTTTTCCTCTGATCTGGAGAAATGTTAGGTCAGGTAGAGTAATGGCACAAAGTATTGAAGTAACAaagcaattaaaatgaatgactcAGCCTATGACTTTGGGAAGTTTTTTATTGGTGTAAATAACGTCTTGCACACAGGTTTTATTAGATGTAACAACATAATGTGCCACTTTTGAGTGGCTGAGATGCACAGTGCTAATCTGGTCCTTTATATTGTATGTTTCAGGTTaataaaattaatgttttatccACTGTATTTGATTAAGTATCATTTGTGTGGGACACCAAGTCAAACATGTTGTAATCAGCAACAGAAATAATATTATTCAGCAATGATCAAAACAAAGTACTGATGTTAACTCTTGTCAATCATTCCAACCAATCCACAGAAGGCAAAATACAAGCATCAGGGAGCATCCGTTTCACTTTTAAAGTTGCCTTAAATGAGCACAAATCAGGTGCAGCTGCATGattaaattaaagcaaatgtacaggtttaaaaaaaaaaaaaagaggattattttttaaatgggcATGTCTAACTTTTTATCAGTAACTTGATACTAGTTTTTATGCTGTCCAGTTCCTGTCTATTATGGGCTGTACCATATCATACCGTCCACAATActgttatacatttttatgtgataaaataaaaaagtgtcatATCACCATATCAATGATATGGCAGCGCAATGATGTATAACGCACATGCTGTAAAGAGCTGGCAAAgacaaacataaatacataaagttgCCTCCCTTTAATAAAAGCTGCTGtcacatgaacatttttggTCATGTTACTTGATGTCAGTGACTCCGGTCTCTGTAAATGGACATGACACAGCGTCTCATGGTGCCGacttacaaaatatataataatatatataatataatggaCCAAAAACTGCAATAGAGTTAGGAGAGGTAGCTGGATTAACTCTTAATATCGAAGTGGaaattgctgctgctgccaccttGTGGCAATAGATTCTTAGAGTTAGGTAGTGTGTCATCAATGACAGCAGCTCACTGGAAAAGTAGGATGGAAAATGCCCTTCATTTTGTTTGCACAATAAATGCTGCTGCCTGCAAGCTGCAATCACTgataaaaaatttttttttcctatatCATCATAAATATCGTTATCGCAAATTTCCttaaaatatcgtgatataaTTTTGAGGCTATATCACCCACTCCTGTCTATACACGTCAATGTTTTTCTGGTGAACTGCTTTTAAAACTTGAGATGTAATACTTGGTAGTAAAGAAAAAGTCTGAGGTAAACATTATCTGTACAAATTATGGGTTGCCTCACATATTGTTTTACATCAGATTAAATGCTTGTTTCTTGTTTGGGAGAGTTTCATCACCTGATATTAGACTGATTCAATTCATACATTGAAAAAGGGGCAGTGCAGGTAGATCCAGGATTTTTCCTGACCCCTAAGAGTGTTGATCAACTGTGAAATTGAAGTGTCTGCAAACACGGAATCACTAAATTATGAGGGCCAAGAAAATATTTGATGGAGGGTACAATGTCGCCCATGGTAGACAAAGCAGTGGGGTAAAGGGCACCAAGCAATACGGCCTGTTCAAAAAGTTAAGATTAAAAGGACAATGACACAAAACTCAGGATGTTTAATTATACCCAAGCTTTTATTTAGCAACAATAGAAATTCAGTTTTGATACCCAAAGAATGATAACGGAAAAAACGTAAACCTCTAGCTATCCACAACATGAGAAATATTCAGTGCTTGACCGTGAAGGAGATAAGGCTTGCATAGTTATAGTGATGCACATGCATTTATTGTAACAGTTAAATTTCAGTGAGATTTATGCATACAGCAATAAGAACATCTAGTCATACTTAACTAtggcaagacacacacacacacacacacacacacacacacacacacacacacacacacacacacacacacacacacacacacacacacacacacacacacacacacacacacacacacacacacacacacacacacacacacacacacacacacacacacacacacacctatataGGCAGGGCAGTGTCCCTGCTTCAGTACTATCAGAAAAAAGTGCTACTGTGTCTACGGTCAGGTAGACATGTGCAACGGTGTTCATCTCTATACACATCTATACAGTAAATAGTTAAGGACTTGTTATTtttgacattataaaaaagtattattGTTGTAGTATTGATCTGATATGGTAACATTTTACTTGCCGTCATCTttgcagagaaacagagatgcAGAGAAATATCTAGATGTTAGTTTAAAATCAGACAAATTTTGAACACATCAGTTAAGTTTTAATTATCTGACACTTCTGATTGTACTTGGATGCGAGAACAAAGGCAAAGGTACCCACATGGTCTATTTTAATACATTGCACTGCATAATTTATGCACAAGTAGGATTAGTGTCTAAGATTTCTGATCAGTGTGCTTGGACTTCATCATGCATCATGGAGTCTGGCGGTGACACCACTGTCTCTCTGCAATTAAGCGGATGAGGAAATGTTTTCATAACCAGCAGGAATTCTGGACAAACTACACACAATAAAACTGAGGTTGCTGTTTAAACATTTCTCTATTTGACATGATATATATCTAAAATACATTCTAGTTTTTCCAATACATGACTATATCATACTTAAGTAGCCAAGAACCACAATATATAAGAAAGAAATAGCTTTTGTGCTTCATTGTTCACATAGGTCTATTGAGGTATATATACCTCTTGGTTCATTCATTGTTTTCCGGGTCTTTGACAGATTAGAGGACATttttaagcatgtttttttttttcaaactgaacCCAATAGCTGACCTGATGTAACCCCCATTCTAGCAGATAAAGCTAAAAGGTGGTAAATatgcatatgtgtatatatgcgTGATTCTACTTATTAGTAGATTTCAGGCAGCTGAGTGTAGTTTCTGTCCCAGTAGCCTTTCAAGTAGATCCAGTCCTGAGTTTTGGTGTAAGGGTTGGGTCCTTGCTGAAACCACCTGTGGAGTTTTAACAACAAGATTGATTTAATATGAATGCACCACTAGTTGttaacagaaaaaaggaaaaaaatcacatttgaatCAAAACGCAAAAAGCACCACACCATGTTGTTCAACTGGGGAAAAAGTCTTCTTATTTTAAAAGGATCCCAATATGTTTCTGCTAATATGTTCAAACCAAACATCCAATGTCAAAGATCAGTTTTCTTCATGAGTGCCAGTGTCAACATCTAAAAGTGTCAAGATTGTGCAATTCTGCATTTTGTCCTGAGGAGGGTGTAGTGCAGCAATTCACAGCAGAGCaaacagcaagaaagcaaagcTTTGAACTGAACCTTGGTCGAAGTGTAATGTTCCTTCTCATTTATAACAAAGGGGTCAGCATAGTTGTTAACACAAGACAACAGGGAGGCAGTTAGTAAAACAGACCTAAAACTGGAGCAATGACATTAGATCACATTTTGTCAGTGACTAACCTGTTTTTCCATTCCTCTGTTGATTTGGTGCAATTTTTCCGAGCTGTTCGCTGTTTTTCCTCaagtctcttcttctctgcactTGCCATATCTGTAAGACATAGAAAGAGGAAACTGAATATTGCAAGAGATGGAATAAAACAAGTGAattaacccccccaccccaaagTAATAACCTTTTCTCTGCtaactgcttttttaaaataaggtTTTTAAGTTGCCAATCATACCCTGAATGGTCTTTCTTTGactggggcttttccattattaCAGATTTAACTATTCAATAGTGAATAAGGTAGTTAAAAGTTCCAGCTCTAACATTTGCAACAGTGAAAtgcttttttcactttaataatGATCCAGCAAGAAATATAACACaatgaaacaggccattttccAGGAATTAAATTTAGCTGGAAATATATCTTGAATATGATCATACCTATATCTCCATTCTCCATGGCCTTAATGTCAGGCCTGAAGCGACTGTCTGTTGGTGGAATAACTCCCTCCATGCTCTCCTCTAGCTCATTTAGCTGCATGGCGAACGTGGAGAATGCATAAAACTGCCACAGAGAGAATAAAATTAGAAATTGATGAGAAGCAACAAAATGATAATACATTCAAAGTTCaaagtatttttcatttttgaaatgcatcatcctccttctctttctacCTTGGCTGAGTTGTCTGGTCGAGGCGTTATCTTCCAGATGAGCTCACTGCCTGGGATGACCTCAACCGTCTCAGCTTCAGGTGGAGGCATCTCTTCTGGTTCCTCGTCCACACTGCTCTGAGGCCAGAggcacacaacacatacaattAAATTTAACATGAACCAAATGGAGACAGAGCACAGGTGagtttgaaagcagtaaaaatgtaataccCGTTTGCTTCCTTTTTTGTCCTCAGAATTCTTTCTGTCAGTCTTTTTGTGGGCGTCGAAGGTAGCAGGGTCTACTGTGTATAGGCATTCGGTCCATTTGCCGTACATCGCACAGAGCTTCTTTttactgcaaacacacaaggaACAGATGCTAGTAAAACAACTTTAGATGCCTTTGATTTTGATACATCATCTCTGAGCATTACTGTTTTAGTGACAATATGGTAATTTATGACTAATCCACTACTTTCAGGCAATACtaatcagataaataatgaaatcaataaaagaccaatatgtaatatatttactaTACTACCTTATAAAATAAGCATGATATGTTATTAGAAATTAAGTTAAATTGCTATCTTCTCCAACTATAATACTACAGCCAGTATGTTCTCCTTTACGGTGCAgactgtctgtttctgttttggcCTGAGTGATTGTGCTCACTGCCCATTCAACCTAATTGTGGTGCTGGAatgtaattttaacacattatgtgCCACCACCACTTAATGGAGTGTTAAGAGGTCATGGTCATTTCACaaatttctgtgagatcaggtttaCATTTAGGTCATTTCAACACCTGAGGTTGCCAGATATGAAAAATTGGCTGCAGTCAAGTGTGCTGCAGTCATggaagcaagcaaacaaactggatcaaatGAGATAGATTTGACCTAAAAACCTGTGTGAGCTTTGAGTATGAGGAGGAGGCAACTCTCTCCAGTATTTTGAATTTTGGACTGCAGTACCCACTTTAAACACCTGctgtcagtgttacatatttctCCTTTCAGTAAAAGAAGACAATACCTTTTATCTAGGATGTATCCTTCCACTTTATGGAGCTCTTTTCCAAAGATGCCACAGGGCTTGAACGTCATGCTGCATCTTTCTCCGGTCCTGCCACAGAATGACAGACTGTTTACCAATTCTCTTTCACTGTTTAGCCTTGTGCGAGTTGAAGCTTTCAAACATTAATTAtcctgtctcactctcttctATTTTAACAGCGACTGTCCCAGTTCTGCTCCCATGATCAATAAGCTAGATCTTAAAGTAGATCAACACTCTACTGCACTGCTCAGAAAGGAAGATATTAATGCACCCGAGACTCTGTACATGCAAATGCACTATGCAAGCACATATTTGCACATAAACAGAACAGCACAGAAAGATGTGAATTCTTATTACTTGTGATTGATCACTTCCACGCTCCCATACTGCTCAATCCAAAGCTGACCAACAATGATATTGTGGACACAACAGGTGGGGTTTGTCCAAGTGTAGGCTTCATTATATCTGTAGAGATAAAAGTAACAAAGCATGACACTAGCTAAAAAGGAATCAGCACAGACATACACAACTGTTTTAAGACCGTGCACTTACTTGGGCAACTCCAGCGTGATGAGTCCTTTGGGCTCTGCCTCTATGCTCTTACCCCAAAACTTGAGTTTGGGGCATATGGATCCATGGAAGACAAAATCCTCTTTGAGGCCTTCAGCTTGAAAGGCACTGACAGGAGGGTGATGGCTTACTTGCTCTGACACCCACCTGAAACCCAAATCATCTCTGATGGAGAACAAAGACACAGTTGGTACTGCAGGTTAGTCCACTTAGAAAAGTACATCTTTACTAAATGCAAAAAGGTTTGTTTTCTGATAAAcaaatgtatgcatttattgTACACATGAGGAGTTCAGTGTCATACCTGATGAGCTCATAAGTCTCGCCCAGTAGTGGGTTGAAAGGCTTCCCAGTCCTTTCCCACTGTGACGCTACAGCTGACACAGCAAATGCTGCAACACACTACAAAGCATTCACTTATGATGACCTGATTACAGGTAACTAATTCAATATTTGATAATGATAGGACATTTAGTCAGTTCCATTATAAGACACCAACATTATATTACACAAGAAGCTGATAGCACAAAATTTAATTACACAACTCTACTGAATGACCTGAATGAGATTACAATCTTGAATGAGACTCCAAATTAGAAACTACTGACATGTAATTTTGGAAATTAGTCCTCAGATTGATATATGGTGTTATTCAAGAAAGTAAACATGGACGTTGTGGTACCTTCATCCTCTCAACAGAGTCCGTTGTAGCATTGGCCTGGTGGATGAGGTAGGTGTGCTCCATGTACTCTGTTAGCCGCTGGAGGAAGCTGAGAGGCTCATTAAGTACTACAGGCATGGCAATCTTTGACAGCTcctgaaacaggaaatgaggaagaTGTGAACAACTGTGAGGAAACGCATACAGCTGAATAAAAATAACTGCAATAAATCTTGTCCTTGCAAAGTTGATGAAATTTATAAATCTGTTAAATAACGTGTATATACCTGCACACCCAATACCACAATGCCATAAATGCCACATCAACATTTGtcttgcatgtgtgtatatttttatggtGTTACCCACTGATACTATCTAACTGTAATATTTTAGTGTTAGGCCACAGGAGAAATCAGTTTAATGTGTTGCCTGATATGCAGTGGTTTACAACAAAAAATGGATGTGAGATATTCTTAACACAACCACCACATAAGGGCACTATTCAACGCACTTCGGGCATACCTCATAAGTGTGTATATTGACAGGCATGTATCTGTCTGTTTGCCCACTGATTTACATCTACATTAATCATTAGCCACAGTTAATTggggaataaaacattaatagacattattaaatgtaattaaatccaGGCAGCAGCTGTGTAAGGACTGAGATCCCTAAGGACTTCAGGACACAGACACCAATGGTTATTACTAccaaaaatgtaatgaagttCAAAACTGATTCATTACAAATTACCTAATTTTTTACTCAAATTTAGTCCTTATTCAACAAGCCttcttcaaacaaacaaacaaaaaacaacaaaatctcaAGTTAACATTGATTTTACTTAAAGGGCAAATCTGTCTGAGAACTATCTCTTCTCACCATGCCAATGCATTTTTTCAAGATACTCCAGATGCTGACTTCATTCCTGGAGAACATGGGAGACGGCAGAGATGCTCTATGGCCCAGCAGtatagagagagaaacactgtcaactataaacaaatacataaacaaacaatatttctATTGGTGCACAATTCATTTTCAAGTTTTCTTCCCTTTGCCCAGTATGCAATTTATAGCAGGCAAACACTGAATCCTTCATAGCATGTGGTCTGATTTCCATCATACTTgaatatgtacagtaaataCTTACA
This genomic interval from Scomber scombrus chromosome 11, fScoSco1.1, whole genome shotgun sequence contains the following:
- the LOC133990237 gene encoding tetratricopeptide repeat protein 39C-like, whose product is MADPTEPARGSSEEEKPDRINDAEMALKGINLLLNNGFKESDELFRAYRNYSPLMSFGASFVSFLNAMMTFEEEKMQVAFEDLKATERLCESENTGVIETIKNKIKRSVDSQRSGVAAVDRLQRQIIIADCQVYLAVLSFIKQELSAYIKGGWILRKAWKMYNKCYSDITQLQEGSRRRASEQQTMPSPALSSSSDPSNLSRSSSPGPSPSHRLDSISPEVLDRLKGSVSFGYGLFHLCISMVPPHLLKIVNLLGFPGDRLQGLSALTYASESKDMKAPLATLSLLWYHTVVQPFFALDGTDTQAGLLEAKSILQQREAIYPNSSLFTFFKGRVQRLECQISSALTSFSDALDLASDQREIQHVCLYEIGWCSMIELNYREAYKAFERLKTESRWSQCYYAYLTGVCQGATGDLEGAVTVFKDVQRLFKRKNNQIELFSMKRAEKLRSTSLSKELCILAVIEILYLWKALANCSTAKLQTMTQVLQRIEDASSTGLKNLLLGAISKCLHNTKDAIQYFHLAARDEVGRLSNSYVQPYSCYELGCVLLNIPESAAKGRMLMLQAKEDYGGYDFENRLHVRIHSALASVTTAAQP